Within Pseudomonas brassicacearum, the genomic segment CTGTACATCGGCATCGCCGCCGCCCAGGGTTATGTGCAGTCGGCCTACGGCTTGTACCTGCCGCTGAGTTGGCCGAGCGAGTATGAATGGACGCTGCTGGCTGGCATCCTGGTGGCCGCCCTGCTGATGGGCAGCGTGCCGGCCTGGCGCGCCTATCGCCAATCGTTGGCCGACGGCCTGTCGATCCGTCTATGAGGACCTTGAAGATGCCCCGCGCCCTGCTTGCGCTGTTGATGCTGGTCGCCCTGCCGCTGTGGGCGGCCGAGCCGAGGGACCTGGCCTGGTCGGAAATGATCCCGCCGGACGCGCCGCCGGAAGTGCCGAACATGACGCCGCTGCACGACTTGTCGAAAATGAGCGACGCCCTGGCCGCCGAGTCCGCGCCGGCGGCCAAGCAGGATTTGCCCAACGCCCCAGTGGTCAAGGCCCTCGACGGCCAGCAGATTCGCTTGCCGGGCTACATCGTGCCGCTGGAAGTCAGCGAGGAAGGTCGCACCACGGACTTTTTGCTGGTGCCGTATTTCGGCGCCTGCATCCACGTGCCACCACCGCCGTCCAACCAGATCGTGCATGTGAAAAGTGAAGTCGGGGTCAAGCTCGACGAGTTGTATCAACCGTACTGGGTCGAAGGGCCGATGCAGGTCAAGCCGTCCACCAGTGAACTGGCCGATGCCGGGTATCAGATGGAGGCCGAGAAGATCTATGTGTATGAGCTGCCGGAGTGAACCCGATAGTGATGTGTTGTTTGTAGGATAGCTATCGCGAGCAAGCTCCCACAGTTGATCGTGTTTCAGAAGGAATGCGGTCGAATAATGTGGGAGCGGGCTTGCTCGCGATGGTTCCCTCAAATTTTCCCATCAGCGTTTTTATTGAGCTGAGTCAATTAAACACCCCCTGACTCATTGAGCTGCGTCAAAAGACCGGGCCAGACGGCTTCGTACCATGGGACATCAATTTTCGATGCCCTCTGGAGCCCTCATGAACAAGTCCTTGCTCAGCGCTTCCCTCGTTGCCCTCGCGCTCGCAGCCCCACTCGCCCAGGCCCACACGGCTGGCGACATCATCGTTCGCGCCGGTGCTATCACCGTCAACCCGGAAGCCGACAGTTCCAGTGTCAAGGTCGACCGTGGCCCACTGGCCGGCACCGACCTGGGCGGCAAGGCGACCATGAGCAGCGACACGCAGCTGGGCTTGAACTTCGCCTACATGATCACCAACAACCTGGGGATCGAACTGCTGGCGGCCTCGCCGTTCGAGCACGACGTGAAAATCAAAGGCACTGCCCTGGGCGCGGCCAACAACAAGCTTGGCACCCTCAAGCACCTGCCGCCGACCTTGAGCCTGGTCTACTACCCGCTCGACGCCAAGTCAGCGTTCCAGCCTTATGTCGGCGCCGGCATCAACTACACCTGGATCTATGACGAACACGTCGGCAGCGAAGCCAGCGCGAACGGCTTCAGCAACTTCCGGGCGAGCAACAGTTGGGGCATGGCGTGGCAAGTGGGCGCCGACTATATGTTGACCGACAACGTCATGATCAACGGTCAGATTCGCTACATCGACATCGACACCACCGCGTATGTGGACAACAACGCCGTGGCCGGTGGCACACGGGCCAAGGTGAATGTCGATGTGGACCCATGGATCTACATGGTGGGGTTGGGTTACAAGTTCTAAGCCTGCGCACCATCGCAAGTTGACAACACCCTGTGGCGAGGGGATTTAGCGAAACGTCGCACCGCCCCGCTGACTGTAGGAGCTGTCGAGTGAAGCGAGGCTGCGATCTTGTCCCAGACAATTGAGTCGCGAGCGAAAGATCAAAAGATCGCAGCCTTCGGCAGCTCCTACAGAGCCCAACGGGGACAAATCCCCTCGCCACGACGTTGTAGGCCGTGACAAAAAAGGCGCCTCGAAAGGCGCCTTTTTTGTGACTGAAACTCAGCGCCCCAGCAACCGCGCCAGCCCCACGCTCATCGGTGTTTGCTGTGGAAAACTGAAGCGCTGCAACAGCCGATGGTTGTCGGCCCGCGAATGGCGGATGTCGCCGGAACGCGCCGGGCCGTAGCTGATCGGCGGCAGGTCGCCCACCACCGCGGCCAGGGCCTGGAGCATTTGCTTGAGGGTCGTGGCCTGGTTCCAGCCGACATTCACCGCGCCCACTTCCACCTCGGGCTTCTCGATGGCCTGCACCAGCAAATCCACCAAATCTTCGACGTAGACAAAATCCCGGGTCTGCTCGCCGTCGCCGAACACGGTGATTGGCAGGCCTTTCTGTGCCCGCTCGCTGAAGATGCTGATGACCCCGGAATACGGCGAGGACGGATCCTGGCGCGGACCGTAGATGTTGAAGAAACGGAATACCACCGGCTCCAGGTCGTGCTGGCGGCGATAGAAGTCGAGGTAGAACTCGCTGGCCAGCTTGTCCGAGGCATACGGCGTGAGCGGGGCCTTGGGGGTGTCTTCGTCGATGGACTGACCTTCGCCGTTGTTGCCGTAGACCGCCGCGCTGGAGGCGAACAGCACCCGTTTCACACCACTCTGGCGCATGGCTTCGCAGACATTCAGGGTGCCAATGAAATTGCTCTGGTGGGTGCGCACGGGGTCGTCCACCGAGGCTTGCACCGAGGCCACCGCCGCCAGGTGCGCCACGGCGCTGCAACCGGCCATGACCCGCGCCACCAGCGCGGCGTCGGCGACGTCGCCTTCGATCAGTTCGACCGCCGGGTTGTCCAGCGGCAGGTTGCTGCGCTTGCCGGTGGACAGGTCATCGAGGATGCGCACCGAGTGTCCCTTGGCGAGCAAGGCGTCGGTCAGGTGCGAACCAATGAAACCCGCGCCGCCGGTGATTAAAACAGGGCCTTCAGCCATGACGATAAAACCTATCCAGTAAGCCTGGGAGTGCCGCACGCCAGGCGCGGGGCTTGATCCCGAAAGTGTGAAGAATTTTCTTGCAGGCCAGCACCGCGTGCTGCGGTTCTTCCGCGGCGTCCGGTCGTGCGGCGTGGGCCTGGGGGGTGGGCGACTCGATGGCCAGCGGATGCAGCGCGCGGGCTTCGGTGAGGATCGCCTGGCCCAGCGCCAGCGGCGTAGTCGCCTCGTGCCCGGCGTAATGATAGGTGCCCCACAGCGGCGCCGCGCAATCGAGTTGCTTGAGCACCGAGATGATCACGCGGGCGGCATCGTCCACAGGCGTCGGATTACCGCGGCGGTCGTCGGCCAGCAACAGCTCTTCGGGCTGTTCGGCCCGGGCCAGGAAACGCCCGAGGATGCCATCGGTGCTGTCGTCCAGCAGCCAGCCGAACCGCAGCAGCACGTGTTGCGGGCAGGTGGCGCGCACGCTTTGCTCGATCCGCCACAGCGCCTGCCCCCGCACGCCCAGGGGCACGGGCTCGTCCTTCTCGCTGTAGGCCGTGGCGCGGGAGCCATCGAACACGCGATAGCTCGACGGTTGCAGCAAGATGATGTTGTGATGCTGGCACAGCTCGGCCAGGCGCTCGACAGCACGCTCCTGGCCGGCCAGGCGCTGCTCGCTGACGGCCTCGGCCTGGAACCAGTCGAAGTAATACGCCAGGTTGATCAAGGCGTCCGGGCGGGTGTCGTCGAGCAGTTGCGTCAGGCTCGCGGCATCCCAACCTTCTTC encodes:
- a CDS encoding NAD-dependent epimerase/dehydratase family protein: MAEGPVLITGGAGFIGSHLTDALLAKGHSVRILDDLSTGKRSNLPLDNPAVELIEGDVADAALVARVMAGCSAVAHLAAVASVQASVDDPVRTHQSNFIGTLNVCEAMRQSGVKRVLFASSAAVYGNNGEGQSIDEDTPKAPLTPYASDKLASEFYLDFYRRQHDLEPVVFRFFNIYGPRQDPSSPYSGVISIFSERAQKGLPITVFGDGEQTRDFVYVEDLVDLLVQAIEKPEVEVGAVNVGWNQATTLKQMLQALAAVVGDLPPISYGPARSGDIRHSRADNHRLLQRFSFPQQTPMSVGLARLLGR
- a CDS encoding sugar nucleotide-binding protein → MRMRLMLLGGGNALGQALIRLGAEEDIGFLAPRPPEEGWDAASLTQLLDDTRPDALINLAYYFDWFQAEAVSEQRLAGQERAVERLAELCQHHNIILLQPSSYRVFDGSRATAYSEKDEPVPLGVRGQALWRIEQSVRATCPQHVLLRFGWLLDDSTDGILGRFLARAEQPEELLLADDRRGNPTPVDDAARVIISVLKQLDCAAPLWGTYHYAGHEATTPLALGQAILTEARALHPLAIESPTPQAHAARPDAAEEPQHAVLACKKILHTFGIKPRAWRAALPGLLDRFYRHG
- a CDS encoding OmpW/AlkL family protein, whose product is MNKSLLSASLVALALAAPLAQAHTAGDIIVRAGAITVNPEADSSSVKVDRGPLAGTDLGGKATMSSDTQLGLNFAYMITNNLGIELLAASPFEHDVKIKGTALGAANNKLGTLKHLPPTLSLVYYPLDAKSAFQPYVGAGINYTWIYDEHVGSEASANGFSNFRASNSWGMAWQVGADYMLTDNVMINGQIRYIDIDTTAYVDNNAVAGGTRAKVNVDVDPWIYMVGLGYKF
- a CDS encoding DUF3299 domain-containing protein, which encodes MPRALLALLMLVALPLWAAEPRDLAWSEMIPPDAPPEVPNMTPLHDLSKMSDALAAESAPAAKQDLPNAPVVKALDGQQIRLPGYIVPLEVSEEGRTTDFLLVPYFGACIHVPPPPSNQIVHVKSEVGVKLDELYQPYWVEGPMQVKPSTSELADAGYQMEAEKIYVYELPE